In the genome of Mycobacterium kansasii ATCC 12478, one region contains:
- a CDS encoding tyrosine-protein phosphatase, whose amino-acid sequence MADLELPGAWNFRDVADSTALRPGRLFRSSELSRLDDAGRETLRRLAITDVADLRSSREVVRRGPGRVPAGVDIHLLPFPDLADDDAGTDADAPHEHAFRRLMTSSPDGESIDQAAVRYMTDEYRQFPTRTGAQRALHRVVTLLAGGRAVLTHCFAGKDRTGFVVATVLEAVGVDREAILTDFLRSNDAVPRLREQIAEMIQQRSEAELTPEVVTFTEARLSDGVLGVRPEYLAASWQTIDETWGSVDAYLRNAGITPADVGRLRDGLLG is encoded by the coding sequence ATGGCTGACCTGGAACTGCCGGGCGCATGGAACTTTCGTGACGTTGCCGACAGCACCGCGCTGAGACCGGGGCGGCTGTTTCGCTCCAGCGAGCTCAGCCGCCTCGACGACGCCGGCCGCGAAACGCTGCGCCGGCTGGCCATTACCGATGTCGCCGATCTGCGCTCGTCGCGGGAGGTCGTCCGGCGTGGTCCGGGACGAGTGCCTGCCGGCGTCGACATCCACCTCCTGCCGTTCCCCGACCTGGCCGACGACGACGCCGGGACCGACGCCGATGCGCCGCACGAGCACGCGTTTCGGCGGCTAATGACCAGCAGTCCGGACGGCGAATCAATCGACCAGGCCGCCGTCCGTTACATGACCGACGAATATCGCCAATTCCCCACGCGTACCGGTGCGCAACGCGCGCTGCACCGCGTCGTCACCTTGCTGGCCGGCGGGCGGGCGGTGCTCACGCATTGCTTTGCCGGCAAAGACCGGACGGGCTTCGTCGTTGCCACCGTGCTGGAAGCCGTTGGTGTCGACCGGGAGGCCATCCTGACCGACTTCCTGCGCAGCAATGACGCGGTGCCGCGGTTGCGGGAACAAATCGCGGAAATGATCCAACAGCGCTCCGAGGCCGAACTGACGCCGGAGGTGGTGACATTCACCGAAGCCCGGCTGTCCGACGGGGTGCTCGGCGTGCGTCCGGAGTACCTGGCGGCATCGTGGCAGACCATCGATGAGACCTGGGGATCGGTGGATGCCTACCTGCGCAACGCGGGTATCACGCCGGCCGATGTCGGCCGACTGCGGGACGGGTTGTTGGGCTGA
- a CDS encoding acyl-CoA dehydrogenase, with translation MSAKAVDYHQRLSDFMTEHVFPAESDYERYRHEAGPDDHTVPPIIEELKIKAKERGLWNLFLPAESGLTNLEYAPLAELTGWSLEIAPEALNCAAPDTGNMEILHMFGTDEQRRQWLKPLLDGEIRSAFSMTEPAVASSDARNIETTISRDGGDYVINGRKWWTSGASDPRCKILIVMGRTNPDAAAHQQQSMILVPMDTPGVTIIRSTPVFGWQDQHGHCEVSYDNVRVPATNLLGEEGSGFAIAQARLGPGRIHHCMRALGGAERALALMVDRARNRVAFGRPLAEQGVVQQAIAKSRNEIDQARLLCEKAAWTIDQHGNKEARHLVAMIKAVAPQVACDVIDRAIQVHGAAGVSDDTPLARLYSWHRAMRIFDGPDEVHLRSIARAELGREKSAFASAVTRHG, from the coding sequence ATGTCGGCCAAGGCCGTCGACTACCACCAGCGGTTGTCCGACTTCATGACGGAGCACGTCTTCCCGGCCGAGTCCGACTACGAGAGATATCGCCACGAAGCCGGCCCGGACGACCACACCGTGCCGCCGATCATCGAGGAACTCAAGATCAAGGCCAAAGAACGCGGCCTATGGAACCTGTTCCTGCCGGCAGAGTCGGGCTTGACCAACCTGGAGTATGCGCCGCTGGCCGAGCTGACCGGGTGGAGCCTGGAGATCGCGCCCGAGGCATTGAACTGCGCGGCGCCCGATACCGGCAACATGGAAATCCTGCACATGTTCGGCACCGACGAGCAGCGCCGGCAGTGGCTGAAGCCGTTGCTGGACGGCGAGATCCGCAGCGCGTTCTCCATGACCGAGCCCGCGGTCGCCAGCAGCGACGCCCGCAACATCGAAACCACCATCTCTCGAGACGGCGGCGACTACGTCATCAATGGCCGCAAATGGTGGACATCGGGAGCTTCCGACCCGCGCTGCAAGATCCTGATCGTGATGGGCCGCACCAACCCCGACGCGGCCGCCCACCAACAACAGTCGATGATCCTGGTGCCGATGGACACCCCCGGGGTGACGATCATCCGTTCCACCCCAGTGTTCGGCTGGCAGGACCAGCACGGCCACTGCGAGGTGAGCTACGACAACGTCCGGGTGCCGGCCACCAATCTGCTCGGCGAAGAAGGCTCCGGCTTCGCGATCGCCCAGGCCCGGCTGGGACCGGGCCGCATCCACCACTGCATGCGCGCACTGGGCGGAGCCGAACGCGCGCTGGCGCTGATGGTGGACCGGGCGCGCAACCGGGTGGCGTTCGGCCGCCCGCTGGCCGAGCAGGGGGTGGTCCAGCAGGCAATTGCCAAGTCCCGCAACGAAATCGACCAAGCAAGGCTGCTGTGCGAGAAAGCGGCGTGGACCATCGACCAGCACGGCAACAAGGAGGCTCGCCACCTGGTCGCGATGATCAAGGCGGTGGCACCGCAAGTCGCGTGTGACGTCATCGACCGCGCGATCCAGGTGCACGGCGCCGCCGGGGTCAGCGACGACACCCCGCTGGCCAGACTCTACAGCTGGCATCGTGCGATGCGGATCTTCGACGGACCCGACGAGGTACACCTGCGGTCCATCGCGCGCGCCGAGCTGGGGCGGGAGAAATCCGCGTTCGCCTCCGCGGTCACCCGACATGGCTGA
- a CDS encoding PPE family protein gives MNALVDFARLPPEITSARLRSGAGAAPLRAAALAWKGLAHELSSHALAFGSTVSALVDDEWRGPASVSMAAAAEPYRKWISATADHARQTAVQADAAAAAYDDVLTQTVPPSIIRTNRARRIALSVTNLFGQHTPAIAVLEAQYADMWAQNATAMYSYAALSAEAATLTPFMWLRPITNPSGSTLRSAMVAEAAGKAGAEHAMLARLTSALPAALREFSSPAAHARFPARRSRIDDLLSGSGWLKRFWNNWGPDANIWNTIFSSGFYMPSNTLAPFLGFLGGAAAADHAADAGASGAAGVLAGPSENPARLRAWGANADMVSAALGRAAAIGPLSVPPTWTAVGPTTGRLAAMSVATPMTTPPVESGLPEMPLGGVLSGNGQGPGRSLPQYGFRPTVVARPPAGG, from the coding sequence GTGAATGCACTAGTCGATTTCGCTCGGTTGCCGCCCGAAATCACCTCGGCCCGATTGCGCTCCGGTGCGGGTGCGGCGCCGCTGCGGGCCGCTGCGCTGGCCTGGAAGGGGCTGGCTCACGAGCTAAGTAGTCACGCGCTGGCCTTCGGCTCCACTGTCTCCGCGCTGGTCGACGACGAATGGCGCGGTCCGGCGTCGGTGTCAATGGCAGCTGCGGCCGAGCCCTATCGGAAGTGGATTAGCGCTACCGCAGACCACGCTCGGCAGACCGCCGTGCAGGCTGACGCCGCCGCGGCTGCTTACGACGACGTGCTCACCCAAACGGTGCCGCCGTCGATAATCAGGACCAACCGTGCCCGTCGGATTGCACTGTCGGTCACCAACCTGTTCGGTCAGCACACCCCGGCCATCGCCGTCCTCGAGGCGCAATATGCCGACATGTGGGCTCAAAACGCCACCGCGATGTATAGCTATGCCGCCTTATCGGCCGAAGCCGCCACACTCACCCCGTTCATGTGGTTGCGACCCATCACCAACCCGAGCGGCTCGACGCTGCGGTCCGCTATGGTTGCCGAAGCCGCCGGCAAAGCCGGCGCTGAGCACGCCATGCTCGCGCGCCTGACTTCCGCGTTGCCGGCTGCGCTGCGGGAATTCTCATCACCGGCGGCCCACGCTCGGTTTCCCGCACGCCGATCGCGGATTGACGACCTGTTGAGCGGGTCTGGGTGGCTCAAAAGGTTCTGGAACAACTGGGGCCCCGATGCCAATATCTGGAACACGATATTTTCTTCCGGGTTCTATATGCCGAGCAACACACTCGCGCCTTTTCTCGGCTTCCTCGGTGGTGCGGCCGCCGCTGATCACGCTGCTGATGCGGGCGCCAGCGGGGCTGCGGGCGTCCTCGCCGGGCCCTCCGAGAACCCGGCGCGCTTGCGGGCCTGGGGCGCTAACGCCGACATGGTGTCGGCTGCTTTGGGCAGAGCGGCCGCAATCGGGCCGCTCTCGGTTCCGCCGACCTGGACCGCGGTCGGCCCGACCACCGGCCGGCTGGCCGCCATGTCGGTCGCTACCCCGATGACCACGCCGCCGGTCGAGTCCGGTCTACCGGAGATGCCCTTAGGCGGGGTGTTGAGCGGCAACGGCCAGGGGCCGGGTCGTTCGCTGCCGCAATACGGATTCCGGCCCACGGTGGTGGCCCGTCCGCCCGCTGGTGGCTAG
- a CDS encoding DUF1348 family protein — MTDSRPPFPPFTVETATQKVQAAEDAWNTRDPHHVSLAYTVDSQWRNRDEHIVGRDQIVAFLTRKWQRELDYTLRKSLWDFHDNRIAVRFQYECRDHTGQWYRSYGNELWEFTPSGLMARREASINDVRIAESERRWFGPRPASEHIQDIPLW, encoded by the coding sequence ATGACCGACAGCCGCCCCCCGTTTCCGCCGTTCACCGTCGAAACGGCAACCCAGAAGGTCCAGGCCGCAGAGGACGCCTGGAACACTCGCGACCCGCACCACGTCAGCCTGGCCTACACCGTCGACTCGCAATGGCGAAACCGCGACGAGCACATCGTGGGCAGGGACCAGATCGTGGCCTTTCTGACCCGCAAGTGGCAGCGCGAGCTCGACTACACGCTGCGCAAGAGCTTGTGGGACTTCCACGACAACCGCATCGCGGTGCGGTTCCAGTACGAGTGCCGCGACCACACCGGTCAGTGGTATCGCAGCTACGGCAACGAGCTGTGGGAATTCACCCCGTCGGGGCTGATGGCGCGCCGCGAGGCAAGCATCAACGACGTGCGAATCGCCGAATCCGAGCGGCGCTGGTTCGGTCCGCGACCGGCCTCCGAGCACATTCAGGACATCCCGCTCTGGTGA
- a CDS encoding Re/Si-specific NAD(P)(+) transhydrogenase subunit alpha — protein sequence MTDAQTHTIRVGVVAESRPDERRVALVPKAVAALVNSGVAVVVESGAGQRALLPDELYTDAGATVGDAWAADVVVKVAPPTTEEVGRLHSGQTLIGFLAPRNADNSIGALKQAGVEAFALEAIPRISRAQVMDALSSQANVAGYKAVLLAASESTRFFPMLTTAAGTVKPATVLVLGVGVAGLQALATAKRLGARTTGYDVRPEVADQVRSVGAQWLDVGVTASGEGGYARELTDEERAQQQKALEVAISGFDVVITTALVPGRPAPRLVTAAAVEAMKPGSVVVDLAGETGGNCELTEPGKTVVKHGVTIASPLNLPATMPEHASELYSKNITALLELLVKDGKLAPDFDDEVIAESCVTRTQDGKAS from the coding sequence ATGACAGATGCGCAGACCCACACCATCAGGGTCGGGGTGGTGGCCGAGTCACGGCCCGACGAACGGCGCGTTGCGCTGGTACCCAAAGCGGTCGCCGCGCTGGTGAACAGCGGTGTCGCTGTCGTGGTCGAGTCCGGTGCCGGTCAGCGGGCGCTGCTACCCGACGAGCTCTACACCGACGCGGGCGCCACCGTCGGAGACGCGTGGGCTGCCGACGTCGTCGTCAAGGTCGCGCCGCCGACCACCGAGGAGGTCGGCCGGCTGCACAGCGGGCAAACCCTGATCGGTTTCCTGGCCCCGCGCAACGCCGACAACTCGATCGGTGCGCTCAAGCAAGCCGGCGTGGAGGCCTTCGCTCTCGAAGCCATTCCGCGCATCTCCCGGGCCCAGGTCATGGATGCGCTGTCGTCGCAGGCCAACGTCGCCGGCTACAAGGCGGTGCTGCTTGCCGCATCGGAGTCGACCCGGTTCTTCCCGATGCTGACCACCGCGGCGGGAACGGTGAAGCCGGCCACGGTGCTGGTGCTGGGTGTAGGCGTGGCAGGCTTGCAGGCCCTGGCGACCGCCAAGCGGTTGGGGGCACGCACCACCGGCTACGACGTGCGTCCAGAAGTCGCCGACCAGGTGCGCTCGGTGGGTGCGCAGTGGCTCGACGTCGGAGTCACGGCCTCGGGCGAGGGCGGATACGCCCGCGAGCTGACCGACGAGGAACGTGCCCAGCAACAGAAGGCTCTGGAAGTGGCGATCAGCGGCTTCGACGTGGTCATCACCACCGCGCTGGTCCCGGGCCGGCCGGCGCCGCGGCTCGTGACCGCTGCCGCCGTGGAAGCTATGAAGCCCGGCAGCGTGGTGGTGGACCTGGCCGGCGAGACCGGCGGCAACTGCGAATTGACCGAACCGGGCAAGACGGTGGTCAAGCACGGCGTCACCATCGCCTCGCCGCTGAATCTGCCGGCGACCATGCCCGAGCACGCCAGTGAGCTTTACAGCAAGAACATCACGGCCCTGCTCGAGCTCCTGGTCAAGGACGGCAAGCTGGCCCCCGACTTCGACGACGAGGTCATCGCGGAATCGTGTGTGACCCGCACCCAGGACGGAAAGGCCTCCTAG
- a CDS encoding NAD(P) transhydrogenase subunit alpha, whose protein sequence is MYDQLLENLAILVLSGFVGFAVISKVPNTLHTPLMSGTNAIHGIVVLGALVVFGRVENPSIAVQIILFVAVVFGTLNVIGGFIVTDRMLGMFKGKKPQAATKAAKKEEPAAK, encoded by the coding sequence ATGTACGACCAACTGTTGGAGAACCTGGCGATCCTGGTGCTGTCCGGGTTCGTCGGATTCGCGGTGATTTCCAAAGTGCCCAATACATTGCACACCCCGCTGATGTCGGGAACCAACGCGATCCACGGGATCGTGGTGCTCGGGGCGCTGGTGGTGTTCGGGCGGGTCGAGAACCCGTCGATCGCGGTGCAGATCATCCTGTTCGTCGCGGTGGTGTTCGGCACGTTGAACGTCATCGGCGGCTTCATCGTCACCGACCGGATGCTCGGCATGTTCAAGGGCAAGAAGCCGCAGGCCGCAACGAAAGCCGCAAAGAAAGAGGAGCCGGCAGCCAAATGA
- a CDS encoding NAD(P)(+) transhydrogenase (Re/Si-specific) subunit beta, giving the protein MTYLVIGLYIVSFSLFIYGLMGLTGPKTAVRGNLIAAVGMTIAVAATLVMIRHTSQWPLIIAGLVVGVVLGVPPARLTKMTAMPQLVAFFNGVGGGTVALIALSEFIQTSGFSAFRHGESPTVHIVVASLFAAIIGSISFWGSIIAFGKLQEIISGRPIGLGKAQQPVNLLLLAGAVAAAVVIGLGAHPGSGGASLWWMIGLLAAAGVLGLMVVLPIGGADMPVVISMLNAMTGLSAAAAGLALNNTAMIVAGMIVGASGSILTNLMAKAMNRSIPAIVAGGFGGGGVAPSGDGGGDKHVKATSAADAAIQMAYANQVIVVPGYGLAVAQAQHAVKDMASLLEDKGVTVKYAIHPVAGRMPGHMNVLLAEAEVDYDAMKDMDDINDEFARTDVAIVIGANDVTNPAARNETSSPIYGMPILNVDKAKSVIVLKRSMNSGFAGIDNPLFYAEGTTMLFGDAKKSVSEVTEELKAL; this is encoded by the coding sequence ATGACGTACTTGGTGATCGGTCTCTATATCGTCTCGTTCTCGCTGTTCATCTACGGCCTGATGGGCCTGACCGGACCCAAGACGGCGGTGCGCGGGAACCTGATCGCCGCGGTCGGTATGACGATCGCCGTGGCGGCCACCCTGGTGATGATCCGGCACACCAGCCAGTGGCCGCTGATCATCGCGGGCCTCGTGGTGGGCGTCGTGCTCGGTGTGCCGCCGGCGCGGCTGACCAAGATGACCGCCATGCCGCAGCTGGTGGCGTTCTTCAACGGCGTCGGCGGTGGGACGGTCGCCCTGATCGCGCTCTCGGAATTCATCCAGACCAGCGGGTTTTCCGCGTTCCGCCACGGCGAGTCGCCCACCGTGCACATCGTGGTGGCCTCGCTGTTCGCCGCCATCATCGGATCGATCTCGTTCTGGGGATCGATCATCGCGTTCGGCAAGCTGCAGGAGATCATCTCCGGCCGCCCGATCGGTCTTGGCAAGGCGCAGCAGCCGGTCAACTTGCTGCTGCTGGCCGGGGCTGTCGCGGCCGCGGTGGTGATCGGGCTGGGCGCACATCCGGGCAGCGGCGGAGCGTCGCTGTGGTGGATGATCGGTCTGCTGGCCGCAGCCGGTGTGCTGGGCTTGATGGTGGTGCTACCGATCGGTGGTGCCGACATGCCGGTGGTCATCTCGATGCTCAACGCCATGACCGGGCTGTCCGCCGCGGCGGCCGGATTGGCGCTGAACAACACCGCGATGATCGTGGCCGGCATGATCGTCGGCGCATCCGGCTCCATCCTGACCAACCTGATGGCCAAGGCGATGAACCGCTCGATCCCGGCCATCGTCGCGGGCGGTTTCGGGGGCGGCGGCGTGGCCCCCAGCGGCGACGGGGGCGGCGACAAGCACGTCAAGGCCACGTCGGCGGCCGACGCTGCGATTCAGATGGCCTACGCCAACCAGGTCATCGTGGTGCCGGGCTATGGGCTGGCCGTGGCGCAGGCACAGCATGCCGTCAAGGACATGGCGTCGTTGCTCGAGGACAAGGGTGTGACGGTCAAATACGCCATCCACCCGGTGGCCGGTCGCATGCCCGGGCACATGAATGTGCTGCTGGCCGAGGCCGAAGTCGACTACGACGCGATGAAGGACATGGACGACATCAACGACGAGTTCGCCCGCACCGACGTCGCGATCGTCATCGGCGCCAACGACGTCACCAATCCGGCGGCCCGCAACGAAACATCCAGTCCGATCTATGGCATGCCGATCCTCAACGTCGACAAGGCCAAGTCGGTGATCGTGCTCAAGCGATCGATGAACTCGGGTTTCGCCGGCATCGACAACCCGCTGTTCTACGCCGAGGGCACCACGATGCTGTTCGGGGACGCAAAGAAATCGGTGTCCGAGGTCACCGAGGAGCTCAAGGCCCTATAG
- a CDS encoding PE family protein, which translates to MPSVIAVPEMLAAAAAGVDGIGSAVSAAGTAAAGPTAHVLAAAGDEVSAAAAALFRAYAHDCQAVLNQAEAFHSEFTQALAAAGAAYAQAEAANTAAMAGALDTLGAPVQALLGLGNTGPGGAVTTPTSTVMLSGNPVTALIMGGTGYPTFPAPVLAALDSAYIQPIFGPNNPVAQYTPEQWWPFIGHLSLDQSIAQGVTLLNNGINTELQNGHDVVVFGYSQSAAVATNEIRALMALPPGQQPDPSRLAFMMIGNINNPNGGILERYTGLYIPFMDVSFDGATPPNSPYQTYIYTGQYDGYAHNPQYPLNILSDINAFMGIRLVHNAYPVTAADVANAVPLPTSPGYTGNTHYYMFLTQDLPLLQPLRDIPFIGPPLANLIQPDLRVLVDLGYGYGYADVPTPASLFAPVNPFTVISHLATGAVQGPQAALVDIGVLPQSSLPDTYPYVPSANPGLVFNFGQSSVTELSLLSGALGSIARLIPPVI; encoded by the coding sequence ATGCCCAGTGTGATCGCGGTCCCGGAGATGCTGGCCGCGGCGGCCGCCGGCGTGGATGGGATCGGTTCGGCGGTCAGCGCGGCCGGCACCGCCGCTGCGGGTCCAACGGCCCATGTGCTCGCGGCGGCCGGCGATGAGGTGTCGGCGGCGGCCGCAGCGCTGTTTCGCGCATACGCCCACGATTGTCAGGCGGTCCTGAACCAGGCCGAGGCCTTCCACAGCGAATTCACCCAGGCCCTGGCCGCTGCTGGGGCCGCGTACGCGCAGGCCGAGGCCGCCAACACCGCGGCCATGGCGGGGGCACTTGACACGCTCGGCGCGCCGGTCCAAGCCCTGCTGGGACTGGGCAACACCGGGCCTGGCGGCGCCGTTACCACGCCGACTTCGACCGTGATGCTGTCCGGCAACCCGGTCACGGCGTTGATCATGGGCGGCACCGGGTATCCGACCTTTCCCGCGCCTGTCTTGGCGGCCCTTGACAGCGCGTACATCCAGCCCATCTTCGGGCCCAACAATCCGGTCGCCCAGTACACGCCCGAGCAGTGGTGGCCGTTTATCGGGCACCTGTCACTCGACCAGTCCATCGCCCAGGGCGTCACATTGCTGAACAACGGAATCAACACGGAACTACAAAATGGGCATGACGTCGTCGTTTTTGGCTACTCGCAAAGCGCCGCGGTAGCCACCAATGAGATACGCGCGCTGATGGCCCTACCACCCGGCCAACAGCCAGACCCCAGCCGGCTGGCTTTCATGATGATCGGCAATATCAACAATCCCAACGGCGGCATTCTGGAGCGTTACACCGGCCTTTACATCCCGTTCATGGATGTGTCGTTCGACGGTGCGACGCCACCGAATTCTCCTTACCAGACCTACATCTACACCGGCCAATACGACGGTTATGCCCACAACCCGCAATACCCGCTCAATATCTTGTCCGACATCAACGCCTTTATGGGCATCAGATTGGTCCACAACGCGTATCCCGTCACGGCCGCCGACGTTGCGAATGCCGTGCCATTGCCGACCTCCCCGGGCTACACCGGCAATACCCATTACTACATGTTTTTGACCCAGGACCTCCCGTTGCTGCAACCCCTTCGCGACATTCCCTTTATCGGGCCTCCACTCGCCAACCTGATCCAGCCGGACCTACGGGTGTTGGTCGATTTGGGTTACGGCTACGGCTACGCGGATGTGCCCACCCCCGCCAGCCTGTTCGCCCCCGTCAACCCGTTCACAGTGATCTCCCACCTGGCGACTGGGGCAGTGCAAGGCCCCCAAGCCGCGCTAGTAGACATCGGGGTGTTACCGCAGTCCTCGCTGCCTGACACTTACCCCTATGTCCCGTCGGCGAATCCCGGCCTGGTCTTCAACTTCGGCCAATCGAGTGTGACAGAGCTGTCGTTACTGAGTGGCGCACTTGGGTCCATAGCGCGATTGATTCCGCCTGTCATTTAA
- a CDS encoding TetR/AcrR family transcriptional regulator — MPQMPSENGLSRREELLAVATKLFAARGYHGTRMDDVADVIGLNKATVYHYYASKALILFDIYRQAAEGTLAAVHDDPSWTAREALYQYTVRLLTGIARNPERAAVYFQEQPYITEWFTSEQVAEVREKEAQVYEHVHGLIDRGIASGEFYECDSHVVALGYIGMTLGSYRWLRPSGRRTAKEIAAEFSTALLRGLIRDESIRRNSPLGP; from the coding sequence ATGCCACAAATGCCGTCCGAGAACGGGCTTTCGCGCCGTGAGGAGTTGCTCGCCGTTGCCACGAAGCTGTTTGCTGCCCGCGGTTATCACGGCACCCGGATGGATGACGTCGCCGACGTGATCGGGCTGAACAAGGCGACGGTGTACCACTACTACGCCAGTAAGGCGCTGATCCTGTTCGACATCTATCGTCAAGCCGCCGAGGGCACGCTGGCCGCCGTGCACGACGACCCGTCCTGGACGGCGCGCGAAGCGCTCTACCAGTACACCGTGCGGCTGCTCACCGGCATTGCGCGCAATCCGGAACGGGCCGCGGTGTACTTCCAGGAGCAGCCCTACATCACCGAATGGTTCACCAGCGAACAGGTGGCGGAGGTTCGCGAGAAGGAAGCCCAGGTCTACGAGCACGTCCACGGCCTCATCGACCGCGGGATCGCCAGCGGCGAGTTCTACGAATGCGACTCCCATGTGGTGGCGCTGGGCTACATCGGGATGACGCTGGGCAGCTACCGCTGGCTGCGGCCGAGCGGCCGCCGCACCGCCAAGGAGATCGCGGCCGAATTCAGCACCGCGCTGCTGCGCGGACTGATTCGCGACGAGTCGATCCGCAGGAATTCTCCGCTGGGGCCCTAG
- a CDS encoding PE family protein produces MSHVLTAPEMVATAATDVAGIRSAISMANAAAAAPVSGVLAAAGDEVSTAIARLFSAYGLEYQAVMEQAAAFHADFTAALAAAASAYAEAEAAGAALLSRASNGLGAVNAPIRTLLGSTPAGTGSSGALASMMKLAAVDPLTALIMGGTDNPLPDPAYVTAINNAYIQPRFPGAVPQGLFTPEQFWPITGTLTFGQSVAQGVTLLNSEIDHQINTLGNSVVVFGYSQSAAIATNEINALMAAGAPYTGQLSFVLASNPNNPDGGILARFPGFYIPFLDVPFTGATPPNSPYPTSMYTIQYEGVANAPQYPLHVLSDVNAVMGYFYLHDTYQHLTAAQVGGALPLPTSPGYTGNTQYYMLLTQNLPLVQPIRDIPYLGPPLADLIQPDLRVLVDLGYGNIGVGADYANVPTPARLVQLIDPFSVGFNLAKGAVQGPQAALVDIGLLPSSYLPDTYPYVPSLNPGLSVSFGQPSVTGLSVLSCTLGSILHLIPPVNP; encoded by the coding sequence ATGTCGCACGTGCTGACCGCCCCCGAGATGGTGGCGACCGCGGCCACGGACGTAGCGGGCATCCGATCGGCGATCAGCATGGCCAATGCGGCTGCGGCAGCACCGGTCTCGGGAGTGCTCGCCGCCGCCGGCGACGAGGTGTCGACGGCCATTGCCAGGCTATTCAGCGCGTACGGGCTCGAGTATCAGGCCGTCATGGAGCAGGCGGCAGCATTTCATGCGGATTTCACCGCGGCGCTGGCCGCGGCGGCCAGTGCGTACGCGGAAGCCGAGGCGGCCGGTGCAGCCTTGCTGTCCAGGGCCTCGAACGGACTCGGCGCTGTCAACGCGCCGATCCGCACGCTGTTGGGGTCGACGCCGGCGGGCACCGGATCCTCCGGTGCATTGGCTTCGATGATGAAGCTGGCTGCCGTGGACCCGCTGACGGCGCTGATCATGGGCGGTACCGACAATCCCCTGCCCGATCCCGCCTATGTGACGGCCATCAACAACGCCTACATCCAGCCCCGCTTCCCGGGAGCTGTGCCGCAAGGCCTGTTCACGCCCGAGCAGTTCTGGCCGATTACCGGCACCCTGACGTTCGGCCAGTCCGTCGCTCAGGGGGTCACACTGCTGAACAGTGAGATCGACCATCAGATCAACACTCTCGGTAACAGTGTCGTCGTCTTCGGCTATTCGCAGAGCGCCGCGATCGCCACCAACGAAATCAACGCCCTTATGGCCGCCGGTGCGCCGTACACCGGCCAGCTGTCGTTCGTGCTGGCCAGCAATCCCAACAACCCTGACGGGGGTATCCTCGCGCGGTTCCCGGGTTTCTACATCCCGTTCCTGGACGTGCCGTTTACCGGCGCGACGCCGCCGAACAGCCCCTACCCGACCTCCATGTACACAATCCAGTACGAGGGTGTCGCCAACGCGCCGCAATACCCGCTGCACGTCCTCTCGGACGTCAACGCCGTCATGGGCTACTTCTATCTGCACGACACGTACCAACATCTGACGGCCGCCCAAGTCGGAGGTGCTTTACCGTTGCCGACGTCTCCGGGCTATACCGGCAACACCCAGTACTACATGTTGTTGACCCAGAACCTGCCGCTGGTGCAGCCGATTCGCGACATCCCGTATCTGGGTCCACCGCTTGCCGACTTGATCCAGCCCGACCTGCGGGTGCTGGTCGACCTGGGCTACGGCAACATCGGCGTCGGCGCCGACTATGCCAACGTTCCCACACCTGCCCGGCTGGTCCAGCTGATCGACCCGTTCAGTGTCGGCTTCAATCTGGCCAAGGGCGCGGTGCAAGGACCGCAAGCGGCGCTGGTGGACATCGGGCTGTTGCCGTCGTCCTACCTTCCGGACACCTATCCGTACGTTCCGTCGCTGAATCCGGGCCTGTCGGTGAGCTTCGGCCAGCCCAGCGTGACGGGCCTGTCGGTGCTGAGCTGCACGCTCGGGTCGATACTGCACCTGATCCCGCCGGTGAATCCCTAA